AATTTCATGGACAGCAAATAACCTGCCAGGGCATTTTGCTGTGCCTGTCCCAAATGGCATATAGTAATACTTCAGTTTGCGACCACTGTGGTAGAAGTCagtcttttcttttccattctcatTCAGAAAGCGATCATATTTGAATGTCTGTAATTAAACCCACAAAAGAGTTAACTGATATTTGAATCCCTTCAAAGAGAGATAACTCCATTAAGACACAAAATGCAGGCTGGGAAAAAAGAGCCTCCAGCAGTAAGCATATTATAGTAGCACCCGGCCCCATGGTGGTGTTTTGGAGAGGGTAGTCCCTGAGAAGTTCTGGTATGTGGGACATGATCCCACGTTCTTTGCTGGAaactctccttttcttttatgACCATCTTAAAGTTATAACCTCCATTCTTGTTCATGCAGCAGAACTGAAAGATTTCTCGTTCTGTGCCTCTGGGAAAATCTTATCCTTGTCCTCCTTCAACCCCCCACAATGGTGATTTTTCCTCACCAAGGAAGGCAGTAAGTACAAGGCTATCTGGGGCTGGCAGCACACATTCTGGTTACACTAAAATATGTTTTGCATATAGTACTTGCACCAACTTTATTCGCTTTCTTATCTGTCACTACATATCCAGGTGTAAGAACAGACTAGAGCACCACAGCAAACCAGCCATGGGGCCCCCCTGACAAATGCTCTATTTAAGAGGCATGTTAGCTTCTGATAGAGCTCAGAGCTTAATGCACTTTGATAAATACTTACCAAGGGATCAGCATATATTTCTGGATCAAAATGCAACAGTTGAGGATAAAGAGCTACAATATCATCCCTGCGAATGTTGTAAAAATCATTCTCTAAGTGCAAAGTGAAATCCTCCTTGGCAACTCGGAACGTCATGGAGGCACTTGATAGCCTCATTGCCTCTTTGATGATGCTGTCtgtggggagaagaaaaggaatgattACTATGGATATAGTATGTCCTTGGGGGAGGTCctacattttgaaatattttagagCCATGATCAAACCCTGCATTtaatagaagaaatattttaaccaTAACTTTCTAAATGCCTAAGAAGGtatctttctcatttctttttagcattattattcCTTCTGCAGATAACACCGAGAACTTATAGTTGATGTAACAGAATACTTGAAAGTGAGACACATTTTTACTCGAGATAAAGAACAAACTACTCAACACTGGAAGCAtaaccagaaaaagaaactgcagtgaTCAGGGTTTTCTGAAACTTTTAAGAGGTGATGCATGGAAACCAGTGCTCAGAAAAAGTAACTTGTGGggggtttgtttcatttttaatataataaaaaatactattttttaaagcaacagtAGTTAAAAGGTGTCTTTTTCAAAACTCTCTGTAAGTTGGACACTTTTGAAAAATACACCTATAATTTGAAATAagttaagaagaaataaaagttattGGAAGATTCTCCTTCACATCATAAGAACAGGGATATAAAATTTGGCAACACACTTTTATTTGATCTAAAGTCATTATAAAAACCCCATGGTTTTGAATCATCCAGGGGTCTCCAATACTGTATTATGCAGCAATATAGCAGTATTTAGACATGCCATTACCAAGAACAAGTGCTATTCATGTGAATTTTCATACTGTCAGTACCACCTGGGACATTGGGAAGACTGATTTTGTTGGCTATTGTTAAAGTACATACACGGGGTTTTCCTAGTGTTTGTTAGCTAATTCCGTAGTAATTCCACAGCAAGCATTTATATGGTAATAAATAGAAGACTGAAAATGTGATGCCATTTCCGATACTCCTGCATAAAATAATCGTACCTAGTACTGGCATATTATCCAGCTGTTTTCGGTTTAAGGAAATGTGTTTGCCATCGAAGCTGATCTCGCCGTcactttccaaaacactttgcACTTCTTTGGTAGCAGCTGTCATTGCTTCTGGGCTCCTAAGACAAAATCAGCAGAACTATAGCATAATTTTACACTTAAGGATGCTTTAAAAAGGGGGTGTTGCCATTAACTTTTTTCCTGACTAAACTTTAGTTTGCCAGGTGACAAgtaccttttaaaattaaaatattgcagCAAAATGCTGCAATTACACTTTTTCGTGTCTTGGCAAAGGTACAATAGCttcaaaaaaaaggaaaagaacctcAAGTATTTGATTCTGTCTCCAATGATAAATGAGACAGAACTAATGTGCGCAACAGGTAGTAAACAGTAATGTCACTAAAAAGCAATGCCAagcatgagaaataaaacaatcaCTTGTAGATTAGGAAATAGCCCCACTGTGGGTAGAAAGTTTAGGAACAGGATAATAGGTCAATTTTATAACATCACTTATCCTGGATGATATCCGGGAAATGATGGCAGTATTCCATCTAGCTGAAAAGAATCTTCCTAATAAGAGAAGTCCACATAGTATCCTTCACTGTCCAGAGTTTCTTACAGACATGGAATATATGCGCTATGGTGAAATAACAATACAGGATGCGATAGTGTCCTGATGAATGCACAATAAAACAGACTTTTAAAAGACTCCAAGGCCAGATAGGCCTAAATCCAATGGATTCTTGGAGTGCAAAATACTAGAGAATCTCAGATATCAGCACCGGCAGTTCAGTACAAGGGTGCAAGCCACTGGCTAAATAACATTAGCAATTTAGATACATACTTAAGAGTTAGTTATGCTGAGGTGGATTATATTGCACAGATGCCCACTCTAAAATGGACATTTAACAGTAGTATCTGAACTGTGCATCCTGCTGTCTACACTGCAACATCAATAGGGTCTATCAATGTAGAAACTATTTTCTACTAAGTATCTGTGCAAACAATAATGAAGTTAAAGCTCATTTTGCCAGCTCTAATGAGGTGGTCTAAAATTGTCCAGTTATACTGGGAGCCTTCCATACAATTAATGTTCTGACTGCAACCAGCACTTTTAATATCATATCATACAGATTTACTCCAAAGCTTTCTTGGCAAAGTGTATCATTGGCCTGGagtgtttgttggggttttttaaacacttcTACAGAAGACTTACTTAAGGAGGTAGAATAAGCTCCAAAACGTGGCAGGAATGGTGTTCGCTTGAGAGGCCCAGAGCACTGCCACATGGGTCTTCGCTTTTTCCATGTCATCAAAAGTTGACAAAGTGTCATTCAGGAACATGCGGAGGGTGACAAGCTCAGAGAGGTTATCTCTCTTCAGGAGGTTCTCATGGAGGAGTGCCTCTCCCAGCTTCTCACGTGCGCTATGGGCACTCTTGAAGAGGTGGATAGGCAGCCCCGCCACAAGGGCTGGAAAGATCCTGTCAAACTCCTTGAAGTTTTCGAGGGCACTTAGGATATGAGCTCtctcattttcttgctttgatgatagatttttgtcattatttaaattaaattctttACCAAAAAGTGTTAAAAACCCAGACTCGAACATTACCTGGCAACAGAATGCATAAAGTCCTTCTGTCACCCAGGTATTAGACTGAAGTTTAGATTTTCTTGACTGCAGCATTGCGTATTGTAGGTTTTCCATCATTGCTTCAATGAGGGCATCTAAGGCATTACCTTGAAGGGTTCTAATGAAAGTCTGGTGAAAATTTTCAGTGgtgtttccttctgctgggTCAATGCTACCATGCCCAAAAGCCTGTCACAAAAGAAATCGTATACATGATAAATAAGGCCTGTCATAACCTTGATGATAAAGTCTATCAGAAATGAAAGGCAACATATTATAGCTTACTGGAAGGAAGCATAATAAGGGCTATTAATAC
This sequence is a window from Lathamus discolor isolate bLatDis1 chromosome 2, bLatDis1.hap1, whole genome shotgun sequence. Protein-coding genes within it:
- the LOC136009384 gene encoding cytochrome P450 7A1: MFIASWMWGTVLILCCGFLLLLGRRRRRQGEPPLENGFLPYLGCALQFGANPLEFLREKQKKHGHIFTCQVAGKYIHFLTDPFSYHALIRQGKHLDWKKFHFATSAKAFGHGSIDPAEGNTTENFHQTFIRTLQGNALDALIEAMMENLQYAMLQSRKSKLQSNTWVTEGLYAFCCQVMFESGFLTLFGKEFNLNNDKNLSSKQENERAHILSALENFKEFDRIFPALVAGLPIHLFKSAHSAREKLGEALLHENLLKRDNLSELVTLRMFLNDTLSTFDDMEKAKTHVAVLWASQANTIPATFWSLFYLLKSPEAMTAATKEVQSVLESDGEISFDGKHISLNRKQLDNMPVLDSIIKEAMRLSSASMTFRVAKEDFTLHLENDFYNIRRDDIVALYPQLLHFDPEIYADPLTFKYDRFLNENGKEKTDFYHSGRKLKYYYMPFGTGTAKCPGRLFAVHEIKQFLALIFSYLEIELADNDVQCPSLDQSRAGLGILQPVNDVDFRYRLKCL